A window of the Plasmodium vinckei vinckei genome assembly, chromosome: PVVCY_08 genome harbors these coding sequences:
- a CDS encoding peptidyl-prolyl cis-trans isomerase, putative — translation MGKHKHSKDKLYILQSEYRRDALIKKQIKSRNSTYLPFNYCCISLRPFTDPYCDEDGRLYDKKSVLEEMEKSIRNNKPGIDIKKLIKVNFYKHENEYICPITRKYFNKHTKIILNKKTGNTFSSEIFKLFPNKNEMFDPITHDTMNMLDLIVLQDPLNNKHNMNELHNQFVQKEKEKSQHIQENGAIMSILQEVKNKQMENNKLDANKNKGEDKHSRFKDDYKNEKREKNKYLYSTNKDNENNYIEDDSNSENEIKIKCENYSDNKLAQSVTSTIYNATYKNTFVYLPEAQVHDMIYTNVIKNKKNSYVRLITDVGMINIELYAYKCPKLCHNFLFLCEYKYYNKTDIFKKDKDINIVYLGACKNNIHSAASGFYWRKKLKKYKLRKKIDNEKIINKLKEEINVNSDNDSDIGIKYLRCNDNRHTAETNSYGNIYMFKYYNQKYSNMFYISLSEDYTTNNPCIGKVVGGNDTLEKLKNLDTTSMNDEHYTLNETIIYTNPFKEVIKEMKEDSKKKNMPEPPKEKPKTFIDDDIFVENKNDDIGKYIKWQNFKNNNKNPNSDESKLNILKKENASKPKQVKMDFSGW, via the exons ATGGGGAAACATAAACATAGCAAAGATAAGTTATATATTCTGCAATCAGAATATAGAAGAGACGCATtaataaagaaacaaataaaatccAGAAATTCAACATATTTACCTTTTAATTATTG TTGTATAAGTTTAAGACCATTCACTGATCCATATTGTGACGAAGATGGAAGGCTTTAcgataaaaaaagtgtTTTAGAAGAAATGGAGAAATCcataagaaataataaacctggaattgatataaaaaaattaattaaagtgaatttttataaacatgaaaatgaatatatatgtccTATAacaagaaaatattttaataaacatacaaaaattatattaaataaaaaaactggaaatacattttcatcagaaatttttaaactatttccaaataaaaatgaaatgttTGATCCAATTACACATGATACCATGAATATGTTAGACTTAATTGTCTTACAAGACCccttaaataataaacataacATGAATGAGTTGCATAATCAATTTGTTcagaaagaaaaagaaaaaagtcAACATATTCAGGAAAATGGTGCAATCATGAGTATATTACaagaagtaaaaaataaacaaatggaaaataataaattagacgcaaacaaaaataaaggtGAAGATAAACATTCAAGGTTTAAAgatgattataaaaatgaaaaacgagaaaaaaacaaatatttgtattcaacaaataaagataatgaaaataattatattgaaGATGATAGTAATagtgaaaatgaaataaaaataaaatgtgaaaattatagtgataataaattaGCTCAAAGTGTTACATcaactatatataatgcaaCATACAAAAATACTTTTGTTTATCTTCCAGAAGCACAAGTTCATGATATGATATATACcaatgttataaaaaataaaaaaaatagttatgTACGTTTAATAACTGATGTAGGTATGATTAATATTGAactatatgcatataaatgcCCAAAATTAtgtcataattttttatttttatgtgaatacaaatattataacaaaacagatatatttaaaaaagacaaagatattaatattgtttatttgggggcatgtaaaaataatatacattcaGCAGCATCCGGATTTTAttggagaaaaaaattaaaaaaatataaattacgaaaaaaaatcgataatgaaaaaattattaataagttaaaagaagaaataaatgtaaatagTGACAATGATAGTGATATAggaattaaatatttaagatGTAATGATAACAGACATACTGCAGAAACTAATTCATATggtaacatatatatgtttaaatattataatcaaaaatattcaaatatgttttatatatcccTATCAGAGGATTATACAACTAATAATCCATGCATTGGAAAAG tTGTCGGAGGAAATGATACATTagaaaagttaaaaaatctGGACACAACTTCAATGAATGAT GAACACTATACCTTAAATGAAACGATTATATACACAAACCCATTTAAAGAGgttataaaagaaatgaaagaagattcaaaaaaaaaaaatatgccaGAGCCCCCAAAAGAAAAACCCAAAACTTTCATCGATGATGATATCTttgtagaaaataaaaatgacgatataggaaaatatataaaatggcaaaattttaaaaacaataataaaaatccaAATTCTGATGaatcaaaattaaatatattaaaaaaggaaaatgcATCAAAGCCAAAGCAAGTCAAAATGGATTTTTCGGGTTGGTAG